CACCTGTCCTTTGGGCCCTCAATAGTGTCTTTAACCTCTGACCCTGCCCCCCCTTCTCCACCCCGGGATTAATTAGTGGCCAACCCACTGGCAGGTTAATGAGTGTGGGATCAATTGGGAGGGTGAGAGAGGGGAACTGGTGGGGGGCTAGCTAGCTTGGGGTAGAAGCGTCCCAGGACTGGAGGGCTGGAAATGCCTTGGTTGTCTATGGTGGGCTCTTCCTCCAACCTTCTCTCTCTTCAGTTTCCCCTTGCTTTAGGCCAGGGGGCTCCCATGCACCCTGTAGCAGGAAGGATTGGGATTAGATTGAAGGAAGGACTTCACAAGGGATGGGCTGGGGGCCATGTGAGTGGGGCAATGGAGAAGGAATTCCTTTCCAGGAATCTCAGTGCTGGAAGAATGCAAGTAGGGTCCAGGAGGGGATCAGGGTGGGCTGCAGTCCATCACTTCTGCCTCTCCCCAGATTCATGGGACTGAATACTGACTCATTATCTCTCTCTACAAAGCTAATTAACTCACTCAGAGCGCAGCCTGATAAGCTGCTAATTAACTGGCTGCACTGCCTGCCCCCCCACCTCCCCGCCTTAGTGCAGCTTCTGGCCCAAGTCCTGGGCCCCAACCCAGGCCCAGCATCCCTTTCTGGTCTCTTCCTTCCCAGAGACCCTTGGTGGGATCCCAGGTTCTCTTGCTCCCCAGGGAGCCCTGGTCATTCTGGTCCCAGTGTCCCCTCTCTGTCCCTTCCTCAGGGAATGGAAGGCATTCTAAGAGGATCCCAGCACTGCCCACATCCCCATCTCAACCTTCCTtcagtccctgcctccctctgCTGTGCTGAGGGGGAGGGGGGTCCCATAGGGCCGATAATTTCCCCCCATTAATCAGGCCACAGCTAATTGTTCGGGTCCAAAGGCGGCGGTGGAAGGGGACGGGATCGGTAAGGAATTAACTGGGGCCCATCGCTCAGTGCAGACAGGCCCCTTTGTCAGGACTGGCTGGCGGGGTGGCGCAGGCTGTGCAGTTGGCTAGGCCCAGGCTGGAGCTGATTCTTCTCTGCCGACATCCCCTGGCCTCAGGCAGCCATTGGGGGCTGCTGCTTAGGAGAGTCCAGCTCTTCAGCACTATTTGCAAGTCCTTCCTAAAGTCTACCCCAGGAGTCAGCAAACTAAAGCTTTCAGGGTAAATCCAGTGACTGCTAGATAagaatagtttttacatttttacacatttggaaaaatagaattaaaagtgGAATAGCATTGCATTTCCAGACTGTGAAACTGGAATTTTAGAgcttgtaaataaagttttattggaacatagccatGTCCATTCCCTCAAGTATCCTCTAAGGCTTCTTAGGCTGCAATTGCAAACTGGGTAGTCGGGACAGACATCACTTGGCCCACAAAACCTAAATATTTACCATCTGGCCCTTTACAGGATAAGTTTGCTGACCTCTGATCTTAGTTTCCTGTCCTTCCTGCTATGATAGAGGCCCTAGGGATTCTGGAGGCTCTTCCTGTAATCCCACCTCCTCATCTCCCctatctttccttccctcctcaggGACCCTGCCCTGTACCCAAGCCTTGTGCAAACATCCAACTGTTTCAGTCCCCAGGGATGACAGCAGACAGGGCCTAGTGTTAGTGTCCTGACTCTCTACCTATTCCACACCAGGGACACCTGTGAACCGCGTGCCCATCATGGCGAAGCAGGTGCTGGACCTGTATGCATTGTTTCGCCTGGTGACGGCCAAGGGCGGCCTGGTGGAGGTCATCAACCGAAAAGTGTGGCGAGAGGTCACACGCGGCCTCAGTTTGCCCACCACGATCACCTCGGCCGCCTTCACTCTTCGCACCCAGTGAGGCCAGGGGCTCTGGCAGAACCGAAGGGCACGCGGAACAGGGGTTGGGGCACGGGCGAGAAGGGCGGGGCGGGGGAGGAGTGTGGGACATGATCAGCCAGGCCCAGCCTACCTCGTCTCCCGTCCATCCCTAGGTACATGAAGTACCTGTATCCGTACGAGTGCGAGACAAGGGCGCTCAGCTCCCCAGGGGAGCTCCAGGCCGCCATAGACAGCAATCGGCGCGAGGGCCGTCGCCAAGCTTACACCACTGTCCCGCTCTTCGGCGGCGTAGCGGGCCCAACCCCTCCTCGGGGCGCTCCAGGTCCTGGCCCCATCCCGCCCGCGCCCACACCTGCGCCCGCGCCGGGTCCGGTCCCCGCCTCTGGATTGCCGGCTCACGCGTGCGCCCAGCTGAGCCCAAGCCCAATTAAGAAAGGTGCGAGGGAAAACCGGCAGAAGTTTGGCGGGGATGGGGGAAGAGTGTCTCTGAGATCTATGCACTGAGATACTGGAAACATTAAAATGTAGGGACTCTAAGGTCCAGGAGGCTTTGGGATATAGGAGCAGCAAGATCTGATGGACTCTAAGGTTTGGGGATCCGTAAGGTATAAAGATCCTGAGGTTTGGGATTAATAAAGCCTTGAGAACTTTGGGGTACCGGTTACTACAGTGTGGGGGTTGAAGTTTAGAAAAGGTCCTTAATCCATAGCAGTTTAGGCACACCTGTCCTATTCGCATGTGCCTCCTGTGACTTGAATTATTTAACAACCAAAAACAAGAGAACCCTTCAAATTCTCTTAGACCAATCTAAACGTATGTTTTGGTCCTTTGGGCACTACACTTTCAGAGCCTCCAGGCTGAGGCTCTGAGTAGGTAGAGATGACCTCTCTTGGTCCCAGGCCTAGGATGAGCTCTCTTGGTCCCAGGCTTAGGGGAGAATCAAATGCAGACAAGTTGGTTGGGCCAGAGATGCTGAATGACCTATTATTCTTCCAGAGGAAAGCAGAATTCCAACCCCTCGTCTGGCACTACCTGTGGGCTTGGCCTTGGGGCCTGCACGGGAGAAGTTGGCACCAGAGGAGCCTCCAGAGAAGAGGGCTGTACTGATGGGCCCCATGGACCCACCTCGAATCAGTGCACCTCCCAGTTTCCTGTCCCGTGGAAAGGTTCCTCTGAGGGGTGAGGAGGGGCTTAAAGTTAGAGGGCTTTGGGCTTGTGCCTTGAGGGAGGATAGATCTATTAGGTTTTGGAAGTGGGACAGACAAATCTTTCTGTAGACAACTGTGTGATTACAGATACAGGGCTGAAGTGGAATGAGGGCTATCTATAGGAATGGAGATGGGGGGGCTTCTAAATCTGAAGTCTGATTCCACAAATTGTGACTCCTGTCCTCCCCACCATGGACAGAAGAACGCCTGGATGGGCCTCTCAATCTGGCAGGCAGTGGCATCAGCAGTATCAACATGGCGCTAGAGATCAACGGGGTGGTCTACACTGGTATGGATACTGTAGGTTGTCTACACTGGCATATGGAGTCAGGATTTAGACTAGCATGGGAACTTTACACTTTCTCTACTAGCATGAGGTTTAGGAATATCTGAACTTGCATGGATAATTTGGGATTTAGAGGATTGTTGCATTGGCATGGGTTAAAGGGGATATCTACATAGCATGGGATCCGAGGCAAGGTCTCTGTAGCATGGTTACTATGGGATATCTGCCTTGTCATAGGCCTGTGTATTAGTATCAATATTTCTTGCTTACCTGTTTGAGGGTATCTACATTGGCATAGGAATCTCTTACTGACTGGAGGGGCTTATCCTCAATGGTGTGTAGTGCTCTCACAATCagaacacttatttttatttccttctgtttctgtgTTCCAATCCCGCTTGTGATTGCTTTTTACAATCTCCTTGCCCTTTTGCTAGGCGTCCTCTTTGCTCGTCGCCAGCTTGTGCCAGCTTCCCAGGGCCCAACCAACCCTGCACCCCCACCTTCTGCAGGACCCCCTTCCAGCACCTTGCCTTGAGAGTTCCTACTCAGAACTAAGAGTCCCAGACCCACtgctgaggaggaggaggcacCCTCCCACCTTGATTCTTTCAGGATGCCTATTCTGGGATTCAGCCCTGGGAGATGACAGCACTCCACCTCCATGCCAAAGGGATTTCTTTTGCTGTTCCATCTACCTCATTGTAAAAGGGGGACACCTCCTTCTGGCAAATTCCAGCAGCATCTACCAAAGAATTTCCCCAGTAACCCCTATCATTTCCTCATGTGCCTCTGTGTCAACATCATCTTTGGCACCCCACCTATTAGGGTCAACCTGCTTCTCTTCAGGAGCCAGGTGAAGGCTCGGATTGGGGTGTTGTGATGGAATCATCCCTCTGGTCGCATCTGGAAAATAAAGctgtgctctctccctctctagtGCCTCCTCTTCTTGTTTGGGTGTGGGAGATGGGAAGGAACGATGTGATACTGCCTTAGGCCAGGAGCTCTCCCAGGGGAAGGCAAAATAGAGACGCCT
Above is a genomic segment from Castor canadensis chromosome 13, mCasCan1.hap1v2, whole genome shotgun sequence containing:
- the Arid3c gene encoding AT-rich interactive domain-containing protein 3C isoform X1, whose protein sequence is MEALQRQQAARLAQGVGPLAPPCLPLPQPPLPGPRALQAPEGALGKVGVEEEEDAEEDEEGEEARAQEEAAEESQTGAQGPSSPSSQPSGPHPHEWTYEEQFKQLYELDADPKRKEFLDDLFSFMQKRGTPVNRVPIMAKQVLDLYALFRLVTAKGGLVEVINRKVWREVTRGLSLPTTITSAAFTLRTQYMKYLYPYECETRALSSPGELQAAIDSNRREGRRQAYTTVPLFGGVAGPTPPRGAPGPGPIPPAPTPAPAPGPVPASGLPAHACAQLSPSPIKKEESRIPTPRLALPVGLALGPAREKLAPEEPPEKRAVLMGPMDPPRISAPPSFLSRGKVPLREERLDGPLNLAGSGISSINMALEINGVVYTGMDTVGCLHWHMESGFRLAWELYTFSTSMRFRNI
- the Arid3c gene encoding AT-rich interactive domain-containing protein 3C isoform X2 encodes the protein MEALQRQQAARLAQGVGPLAPPCLPLPQPPLPGPRALQAPEGALGKVGVEEEEDAEEDEEGEEARAQEEAAEESQTGAQGPSSPSSQPSGPHPHEWTYEEQFKQLYELDADPKRKEFLDDLFSFMQKRGTPVNRVPIMAKQVLDLYALFRLVTAKGGLVEVINRKVWREVTRGLSLPTTITSAAFTLRTQYMKYLYPYECETRALSSPGELQAAIDSNRREGRRQAYTTVPLFGGVAGPTPPRGAPGPGPIPPAPTPAPAPGPVPASGLPAHACAQLSPSPIKKEESRIPTPRLALPVGLALGPAREKLAPEEPPEKRAVLMGPMDPPRISAPPSFLSRGKVPLREERLDGPLNLAGSGISSINMALEINGVVYTGVLFARRQLVPASQGPTNPAPPPSAGPPSSTLP